A window from Candidatus Woesearchaeota archaeon encodes these proteins:
- a CDS encoding NFACT family protein: MKTELSALELHYLAEEFDVLINGRIDQIYHPDSNEVILQFHVPSLGRKILRILLPHFIYLTDEKKENPEKISGFCQFLRKRLENAKLKVIKQKNSERILEFMFEAKEGKIILIVELFSKGNIIICDENYNILSVLENREFKDRVLKHGVKYEFPKNIKDFFDLSFESFKEIVKKSEKDIVKTLAADIGLGGLFSEEILILSKIDKNKKELSENEMKALFSNFKKLFSRKSEPRIIYKDDMPVDIVPFDLEKYRDFEHKQVNAFNEAIDSVITKGLITESIKPSKKSREMEKLNTLIQKQEEQVKELEKEAEENQKKGEFIYENYQKVKDILEAMIKAREKYSWKEIMEKAKGNKIIKEINEAKGEVVVEI, from the coding sequence ATGAAAACAGAATTATCTGCCTTGGAGCTGCATTATCTGGCTGAAGAGTTTGATGTTTTAATAAATGGCAGAATAGACCAGATCTACCATCCTGACAGCAATGAAGTAATACTGCAGTTCCATGTTCCATCGCTTGGAAGGAAGATATTAAGGATTTTGCTGCCGCATTTCATTTACCTGACTGATGAGAAAAAAGAAAATCCTGAGAAGATAAGCGGATTCTGCCAGTTCTTAAGAAAAAGGCTTGAAAACGCCAAGTTAAAGGTGATAAAACAGAAGAATTCAGAAAGGATTCTGGAATTTATGTTTGAAGCAAAGGAAGGAAAAATAATCTTGATTGTTGAACTGTTCAGCAAAGGAAATATAATAATCTGCGATGAAAATTACAATATTCTCTCTGTCCTTGAAAACCGGGAGTTTAAAGACAGGGTCTTGAAGCACGGCGTGAAATACGAATTTCCAAAGAATATAAAGGATTTTTTTGATTTGAGCTTTGAAAGTTTTAAAGAGATTGTTAAAAAATCTGAGAAAGACATTGTCAAAACGCTTGCAGCAGACATTGGCTTGGGCGGCTTGTTTTCTGAAGAGATCCTCATATTGTCTAAAATTGATAAAAACAAGAAAGAATTAAGTGAAAATGAGATGAAAGCGCTATTTTCAAATTTTAAGAAGCTATTTTCCAGAAAATCAGAGCCAAGAATAATCTATAAAGATGATATGCCTGTTGACATTGTTCCTTTTGACCTTGAAAAATACAGGGATTTCGAGCATAAGCAAGTTAATGCCTTTAATGAAGCAATTGACTCTGTTATAACAAAAGGCCTCATTACAGAGTCCATAAAGCCGTCAAAAAAGAGCAGGGAAATGGAAAAATTGAATACTTTAATACAGAAGCAGGAAGAGCAGGTCAAAGAGCTTGAAAAAGAGGCTGAGGAAAACCAGAAAAAAGGCGAGTTCATTTATGAGAATTACCAAAAGGTGAAAGATATCCTTGAAGCAATGATCAAGGCAAGGGAAAAGTATTCCTGGAAAGAGATCATGGAAAAGGCCAAAGGGAACAAGATCATAAAAGAGATCAATGAAGCAAAAGGGGAGGTTGTGGTGGAGATATGA
- a CDS encoding YvcK family protein, with product MKTKKIVAIGGGTGLPMVLEGLKSYNCELTAIVTVTDSGRSSGALRKDYNVLPPGDIRNCLIALSESEKLLQDLFQYRFENGCLEGHSFGNLFIAALSKLTGSFEEAVKEASKILKIKGKVLPSTLEDVHICAELGDGTILEQEDDITRRQQKTDNDAKIKRVFLKPDRINANTGAVRAIEEADLIVIGPGSVYVSIVTNLLINGIREAIKKAKAKKIYICNIMTQPFQSDSFKASDHIKTIIKYLGESVLNYAVLNNGVPSKDLLDLYAEENAFMVENDLEEIKKLKATPILANLIEKTDKKRILWEKSDLLRHDSKRLAKIIMELS from the coding sequence ATGAAAACTAAAAAGATAGTTGCGATAGGCGGCGGCACAGGCCTGCCAATGGTGCTTGAGGGTTTGAAGAGCTATAATTGCGAACTGACAGCGATCGTGACTGTGACAGACTCAGGCAGGAGCTCAGGCGCTTTAAGGAAAGACTATAATGTGCTGCCTCCAGGCGACATAAGGAATTGTTTGATTGCATTGTCAGAGTCAGAGAAACTGCTGCAGGACTTGTTTCAGTATCGTTTTGAAAATGGGTGCTTGGAAGGCCACAGCTTTGGCAATTTGTTCATAGCCGCATTGAGCAAATTAACCGGCAGTTTTGAAGAGGCAGTAAAAGAAGCCAGCAAAATATTGAAAATTAAGGGCAAAGTTCTGCCATCGACTCTTGAAGATGTGCATATATGCGCTGAATTGGGAGACGGAACTATTTTAGAGCAGGAAGACGATATAACAAGAAGGCAGCAAAAGACAGACAATGATGCAAAAATAAAAAGGGTTTTTTTAAAGCCTGACAGAATAAATGCAAATACTGGGGCTGTCAGGGCGATTGAAGAGGCGGATTTGATTGTTATAGGCCCAGGAAGCGTTTATGTAAGCATTGTAACAAATCTTCTAATAAATGGGATACGAGAAGCGATTAAAAAAGCAAAAGCCAAAAAAATATACATCTGCAACATAATGACCCAGCCATTCCAGTCTGACAGCTTTAAGGCATCCGACCATATAAAAACAATCATAAAATACCTTGGCGAGAGTGTTCTGAATTATGCTGTACTGAATAACGGCGTTCCTTCTAAAGATCTTCTTGACCTGTACGCCGAAGAAAATGCATTCATGGTTGAGAATGACCTTGAGGAAATCAAAAAATTAAAGGCAACGCCCATTCTTGCAAACCTAATCGAGAAAACAGATAAGAAAAGAATACTCTGGGAGAAAAGTGATCTGCTGAGGCACGACAGCAAAAGGCTGGCGAAGATAATAATGGAATTGAGTTAA
- the glmS gene encoding glutamine--fructose-6-phosphate transaminase (isomerizing) produces MCGIMAYIGNGNAASVVVNGLKKLEYRGYDSWGIALLSDAGIEVVKKVGKIGDFSGELNKCSTAIAQTRWATHGGVNERNAHPHLSCDKTIAVVHNGIIENYNELKAILEEKHKFVSQTDTEVIPHLIEDELKNNGFEEAVRRSLARLEGTFAVAVLNKGCNEIICARKGSPLVIGLGDGELFAASDVTAFLEHTKKAIFMEDDEMAVLGKAVKITNFVTNKEINKKIDIIEWDVEQAQKGNYEHFMLKEICEQPGIIEDNFRGRIRQDSVVFDELRDFDIGNFSRIVITACGTALYAGMVGEYLFEELVKIPVETEYASEFRYRDPIIDEKTLVIAITQSGETADTLGAVREAKSKKAFVLSIVNVVGSTIARESDIAVYTRAGPEIGVASTKAFTSQLTVLYLLALYFSEKLALINNENLKEKTEELKKIPLMMKEILDDEDIKKCALKYCCKNNFLYLGRGANYPIAMEGALKLKEISYIHAEGQSAAEMKHGPIALIDNNMPAVFIAVKDNTYAKIISNIEEVKARGGIVIAITGNDGKEAKQLADYFIEVPSTNALLQPILNVVPLQLFAYYIADIRGCDIDKPRNLAKSVTVE; encoded by the coding sequence ATGTGCGGAATAATGGCTTACATAGGAAATGGGAATGCTGCTTCTGTTGTGGTTAATGGGCTAAAAAAATTAGAGTACAGGGGCTATGATTCATGGGGCATAGCCTTATTATCCGACGCAGGAATAGAAGTTGTGAAGAAAGTTGGAAAAATAGGGGATTTTTCAGGCGAATTAAATAAATGCAGCACAGCAATAGCACAAACAAGATGGGCGACGCATGGCGGTGTTAATGAAAGGAATGCGCATCCGCATTTATCCTGCGATAAGACAATTGCTGTTGTCCACAACGGCATTATAGAGAATTATAATGAGCTAAAAGCCATTTTAGAAGAAAAGCACAAATTCGTTTCGCAAACAGACACAGAAGTTATACCTCACTTAATTGAGGATGAATTAAAAAACAATGGTTTCGAGGAAGCAGTCAGAAGATCGCTTGCAAGGCTTGAAGGAACATTTGCAGTTGCTGTTCTGAATAAAGGCTGCAATGAGATAATATGCGCAAGAAAAGGCTCCCCTTTGGTCATCGGGCTTGGAGATGGCGAGTTATTTGCTGCATCAGATGTTACTGCTTTTTTAGAGCATACAAAAAAAGCCATATTCATGGAAGACGATGAAATGGCTGTATTGGGAAAAGCTGTAAAAATAACGAACTTTGTAACGAATAAGGAAATAAATAAAAAAATAGATATTATTGAGTGGGATGTTGAGCAGGCTCAGAAGGGAAATTACGAGCATTTCATGCTGAAGGAAATATGCGAGCAGCCAGGCATAATCGAGGACAACTTCAGGGGCAGGATCAGGCAGGATTCTGTAGTTTTTGATGAATTAAGGGATTTTGATATCGGGAATTTCAGCAGGATTGTCATTACAGCATGCGGAACAGCGCTTTATGCGGGAATGGTTGGCGAATATTTATTTGAAGAATTGGTGAAAATTCCTGTTGAAACTGAGTATGCCTCTGAGTTCAGGTATAGAGATCCAATAATAGATGAAAAAACACTGGTCATTGCGATAACGCAGAGCGGGGAAACAGCAGACACTCTTGGAGCAGTAAGAGAAGCTAAATCAAAAAAGGCTTTTGTCCTGTCAATAGTTAATGTTGTCGGATCAACCATAGCAAGGGAATCTGACATTGCGGTATACACGCGAGCAGGGCCGGAGATAGGCGTTGCATCGACAAAAGCGTTCACATCGCAGCTAACTGTTCTTTATTTATTGGCATTGTATTTTTCTGAAAAATTGGCCCTGATTAATAATGAAAATTTAAAGGAAAAAACAGAAGAGCTGAAAAAAATCCCGTTGATGATGAAAGAAATATTAGACGATGAGGATATTAAAAAATGCGCATTGAAATATTGCTGTAAGAATAATTTCCTTTACCTTGGCAGAGGCGCAAATTACCCTATCGCCATGGAAGGCGCATTGAAGCTGAAGGAAATATCATATATCCATGCTGAAGGCCAGAGCGCAGCTGAGATGAAGCACGGCCCGATAGCGCTGATTGACAATAACATGCCTGCTGTTTTTATAGCTGTAAAAGACAATACGTATGCCAAGATAATATCAAACATCGAGGAGGTTAAGGCAAGAGGCGGCATTGTTATAGCCATAACCGGCAATGATGGAAAAGAGGCAAAGCAGCTTGCAGACTATTTTATTGAAGTCCCTTCAACAAATGCATTATTGCAGCCGATATTGAATGTTGTTCCTCTGCAATTATTTGCATATTATATTGCAGACATAAGGGGGTGCGATATTGACAAGCCGAGGAATCTGGCAAAAAGCGTGACAGTGGAATAA
- a CDS encoding NTP transferase domain-containing protein has protein sequence MQAIILAAGSSTRTWPLTVTMPKSLLKIANKSILEHNLEQLEGMIDEAILVVGFKAEMIKAAFGNKFKNITIRYVEQKDQLGTGHALLQAEKYAEERFIVLVGDDMFFREDLLKLKCRKFSTGLKLVAESQSHSRLQKISEHDQEPPGAVNSSKISPISDGRFLTNEKYALLAQEVEKPENFGSIEEEKGCLKRIVEKSASPPSKLANVGCYLLSKAIFSLLKQVKKSERNEYELTDAINELARKENLKAINSQYWIPIGYPWDLLKANEFLLSKIKKSEIEGDIEKNATIKGNVIVGKGAIIKNGAYIEGPVVIGENCVIGPNCYIRASTSIGDNCKIGNAVEIKNSIIYNNTHIAHLSYVGDSVIGENVNFGAGTKIANLRHDNSNIKSMVKGQLIDTGRRKLGAIIGNDVHIGINTSIYPGRKIWSGKTTLPGEIVKEDII, from the coding sequence ATGCAAGCAATAATATTGGCAGCAGGAAGCTCAACAAGAACATGGCCTTTGACAGTTACAATGCCGAAAAGCCTGCTTAAAATAGCAAATAAAAGCATTCTGGAGCATAATCTTGAGCAACTGGAAGGTATGATAGATGAAGCTATCCTAGTTGTCGGGTTCAAGGCAGAAATGATAAAAGCCGCATTCGGCAATAAATTCAAAAATATAACAATAAGGTATGTTGAGCAGAAAGATCAGCTTGGAACAGGCCATGCATTGCTGCAGGCAGAAAAATATGCAGAAGAAAGGTTCATTGTCCTCGTAGGGGATGACATGTTTTTCAGGGAAGATTTGTTGAAATTGAAATGTCGGAAATTTTCCACCGGTTTAAAACTGGTGGCAGAAAGCCAATCACATTCCAGATTGCAGAAAATTTCCGAGCATGATCAAGAACCACCTGGTGCGGTAAACAGCAGCAAAATTTCACCCATCTCTGATGGGCGGTTCTTGACAAATGAAAAATATGCATTATTGGCGCAGGAGGTTGAAAAGCCTGAGAATTTCGGATCGATAGAAGAGGAAAAAGGCTGTTTGAAAAGAATTGTTGAAAAATCTGCCAGTCCGCCTTCCAAATTGGCAAATGTTGGCTGTTATCTGTTGAGCAAGGCAATTTTCTCATTATTAAAACAGGTCAAAAAGTCAGAAAGAAACGAATATGAGCTGACTGATGCAATCAATGAGCTGGCAAGAAAAGAAAATCTCAAAGCGATAAACTCCCAGTATTGGATTCCCATAGGTTATCCCTGGGATTTGCTGAAGGCAAATGAGTTTTTATTGTCAAAAATTAAAAAATCCGAAATTGAAGGAGATATTGAAAAAAATGCAACAATAAAAGGCAATGTCATTGTTGGAAAAGGCGCAATAATAAAGAATGGGGCTTATATTGAAGGCCCCGTTGTCATAGGAGAAAACTGCGTCATTGGCCCTAATTGTTATATTAGGGCATCAACAAGCATAGGCGATAACTGCAAAATAGGCAACGCAGTTGAGATCAAGAATTCTATAATATACAATAACACGCATATTGCCCATCTTAGTTATGTGGGTGATTCTGTAATCGGGGAGAATGTTAATTTCGGGGCAGGAACGAAAATTGCAAATCTGAGGCACGACAATTCAAATATAAAATCAATGGTAAAAGGCCAGCTGATCGATACAGGAAGAAGAAAGCTTGGCGCAATAATCGGAAATGATGTCCACATAGGAATAAACACATCAATCTACCCTGGAAGAAAGATATGGAGTGGCAAAACAACATTGCCTGGAGAAATTGTAAAAGAGGATATCATTTAA
- a CDS encoding S-layer protein, which translates to MDNMFVVEKSKGEVASLPARELSFSQVKSLSSQLAQKIALEISKKPSYAMEIAKKLKVNEQKVYYHIRKLEKARIIEVSRTETIQGASANIYSVVEPAFVIKLREFQTTQKIAFEKQPTEFLEPFIEEGQLNAVIIVGSPDPHGPEKARSRDGYYGIDLALFLGSFLNYLPELNVKLDTEARAEDLQKNLIIIGGPVVNTVTGQLNEKLPIRFDKSNNWRIVSSISGKSYHSDETGIIEKIKNPFNNKKSILLVAGKRYMGTKAVMLAFIKHFKEICEGNKFNKEINAKVVEGIDLDSDGIVDEVDVLE; encoded by the coding sequence GTGGATAATATGTTTGTTGTTGAAAAATCAAAAGGAGAAGTGGCATCTTTGCCTGCAAGGGAGCTGAGCTTTAGCCAGGTAAAGTCATTAAGCTCGCAGCTGGCTCAAAAGATCGCCTTGGAAATATCAAAAAAGCCATCTTATGCAATGGAAATAGCCAAAAAATTAAAGGTTAATGAGCAGAAAGTCTATTATCACATCAGGAAGCTGGAAAAGGCAAGGATCATTGAAGTTTCAAGGACAGAGACAATACAGGGAGCATCTGCGAACATTTACAGTGTTGTAGAGCCTGCTTTTGTTATTAAGCTCAGGGAATTTCAGACAACGCAGAAGATTGCTTTTGAAAAGCAGCCAACTGAGTTCCTGGAGCCTTTTATCGAGGAAGGCCAGCTGAATGCCGTTATAATTGTCGGATCGCCTGATCCGCACGGCCCTGAAAAAGCAAGGTCAAGAGACGGCTATTACGGCATTGATTTGGCATTGTTTCTAGGGTCTTTTCTTAATTATCTGCCGGAGCTTAATGTGAAGCTTGATACTGAAGCAAGGGCAGAAGACCTTCAAAAAAACCTAATCATTATAGGCGGGCCTGTGGTGAATACTGTAACCGGCCAGCTGAATGAAAAGCTGCCAATAAGATTTGATAAGTCCAATAACTGGCGCATTGTTTCCTCGATTTCAGGCAAAAGCTATCATTCAGATGAAACAGGAATCATTGAAAAGATCAAGAATCCGTTTAACAATAAAAAAAGCATTTTACTGGTAGCTGGAAAAAGGTACATGGGAACAAAGGCAGTGATGCTCGCTTTCATAAAGCACTTCAAGGAGATATGCGAAGGAAACAAGTTCAACAAGGAGATCAATGCAAAGGTTGTTGAAGGGATTGATCTGGATTCTGACGGGATTGTGGACGAAGTGGATGTTTTAGAGTGA
- a CDS encoding AAA family ATPase, producing MKAIIVTGTPGTGKTTLAKRLSKRSGYKYIDVSKLIKDNKLEEGYDKKRKCRIVDVEKLNKVLIEIIKNSKKSLIIDSHLSHYLPEKYVDLCIVTKCNLKTLEKRLKKKGYDKNKIRENLDCEIFDVCLNEAKERRHKVMVVDEKTGFENVIKKL from the coding sequence ATGAAAGCCATAATAGTCACAGGAACACCCGGAACAGGAAAGACAACGCTTGCTAAAAGGCTGTCTAAAAGATCAGGCTATAAGTACATTGATGTAAGCAAGCTCATAAAAGACAATAAGCTTGAAGAAGGCTATGATAAAAAAAGAAAATGCAGGATTGTTGATGTTGAAAAATTAAACAAGGTTTTAATTGAAATAATAAAAAATTCTAAAAAATCACTGATCATAGACTCTCATTTAAGCCATTATCTGCCTGAGAAATATGTTGATCTCTGCATTGTCACAAAATGCAATCTTAAAACACTGGAAAAAAGATTAAAAAAGAAAGGCTACGATAAAAATAAAATAAGGGAAAACCTTGACTGCGAAATATTTGATGTATGCTTGAATGAAGCAAAAGAGAGAAGGCACAAGGTTATGGTCGTAGATGAAAAGACAGGTTTTGAGAATGTGATTAAAAAATTATAG
- a CDS encoding ABC transporter permease encodes MKLFSIIKKNFKLLLRSRTSALIVILGPLLIILLAGIAFNTSKSYSLNIGTYSPGYNALIDSFIEKLTDKQFAVRRFETEKSCIDAIKKGTIHTCIVFPKDLDFENPSLENEIDFHVDYSKINLVWIILDIVSSKISSRSRELSINLTTVILDKLDRTKQELQNDLIVIDALVAKNKDMNDKVSEVKASLSSMQLSFNKNDLKADEIAAKTAELNSKTTLLMNYSSASIATTQQLIDNVNNVVGMMGSNASGKGILVSSASDAQTQVTDLSSSISNISSLISSYNSDVASLLSVMQASSQDLQARLDKANSLKSSASGKLDAIKSKLDKASSELSAVKNSVRNIIANIESTKVKDAQSIVSPVKTKISPVTPETSNLNYVFPSLIVLVIMFISILLSSTLVMMEKMSRAYFRNFVTPTRDATFIFSAYLTNILILILQLIIILAISTIFLREIVLLGLLKSLPLLLLITTIFTFIGICIGYLFNSEETSTLASISVGAIMIFLSNLILPLESMPDYVRQVAAYNPFVISEVVLRKLMVFNSPFIVIKNEIGMLIAFVVLFIGLTLGAQQLMKHRFLAEGISIFKKKKKEIEEPKSEEQNETKLNFKSIGELVGNIFSMPDHDFEEAIKEKNIYAEWVLESQKDAELYNKLKGIKKRTQFLSIIKKHLEGKTK; translated from the coding sequence ATGAAACTATTCAGCATAATAAAAAAGAACTTCAAGCTCTTGCTTAGGTCCAGGACTTCTGCTTTGATAGTCATACTTGGCCCTTTGTTGATAATACTTCTCGCAGGAATAGCATTCAACACATCGAAATCATACAGCCTGAATATCGGGACTTATTCTCCGGGCTATAATGCATTGATCGATTCTTTCATAGAAAAGCTGACTGACAAGCAGTTTGCAGTACGCCGTTTTGAAACAGAAAAGTCATGCATAGATGCCATTAAAAAAGGCACAATACATACATGCATTGTTTTCCCGAAAGACCTTGACTTTGAAAACCCCTCTCTTGAAAACGAAATAGATTTTCATGTTGATTATTCCAAAATCAACCTTGTTTGGATAATCCTTGATATTGTTTCTTCAAAAATATCATCAAGGTCAAGGGAGCTCAGCATTAACCTTACAACTGTGATTTTAGACAAATTAGACAGGACAAAGCAGGAATTGCAGAATGACCTTATTGTTATTGATGCTCTTGTAGCTAAAAATAAAGATATGAATGACAAGGTTTCAGAAGTTAAAGCTTCTTTAAGCTCAATGCAGCTTTCATTTAACAAAAATGATCTGAAGGCAGATGAGATTGCAGCTAAAACTGCAGAGCTGAACAGCAAGACAACCTTGCTGATGAATTACAGTTCTGCATCAATTGCCACAACGCAGCAATTAATTGACAATGTCAATAATGTGGTTGGTATGATGGGCTCAAATGCAAGCGGCAAAGGTATATTGGTAAGTTCTGCCAGTGACGCGCAAACACAGGTTACAGACCTATCTTCAAGCATAAGCAATATCAGCAGCCTTATTTCATCATATAATTCAGACGTTGCCTCTTTGCTGTCTGTTATGCAGGCAAGCTCGCAGGATCTTCAAGCAAGGCTTGACAAAGCAAACTCGCTTAAAAGCTCTGCATCCGGAAAGCTTGATGCCATAAAATCAAAATTAGATAAGGCATCTTCAGAGCTTAGCGCAGTCAAGAATTCTGTCCGCAATATAATTGCAAATATCGAGAGCACCAAGGTAAAGGATGCGCAGAGCATTGTGTCTCCTGTAAAAACAAAGATATCTCCTGTAACGCCTGAAACAAGCAATCTCAATTATGTATTCCCCAGCCTGATAGTTCTTGTCATAATGTTCATAAGCATACTGCTTTCCTCGACATTAGTTATGATGGAAAAGATGTCAAGGGCTTATTTCAGAAACTTTGTAACCCCAACAAGGGATGCAACATTCATATTTTCAGCCTATCTCACCAATATTTTGATTCTCATATTGCAGCTGATAATCATCCTTGCAATCTCGACAATATTCTTAAGGGAGATTGTGCTGCTGGGCCTGTTAAAATCCCTCCCCTTATTGCTTCTGATAACAACAATATTCACGTTCATCGGAATCTGCATAGGCTACTTGTTCAATTCAGAGGAAACATCAACACTGGCATCAATATCTGTTGGCGCAATAATGATTTTTCTGTCCAACCTCATACTGCCATTGGAAAGCATGCCGGATTATGTCAGGCAGGTAGCTGCTTATAACCCATTTGTAATAAGCGAGGTTGTGCTTCGAAAATTGATGGTATTCAATTCACCGTTTATAGTTATTAAAAATGAGATTGGAATGTTAATCGCTTTTGTCGTGCTTTTCATTGGTTTAACGCTTGGAGCTCAGCAATTGATGAAGCATCGCTTTTTGGCAGAGGGAATAAGCATTTTCAAGAAGAAAAAGAAAGAAATAGAAGAGCCTAAGAGTGAGGAGCAGAACGAAACAAAGCTGAATTTCAAATCAATAGGTGAGCTGGTAGGGAATATTTTTTCCATGCCGGATCATGACTTTGAAGAAGCGATAAAAGAGAAAAACATCTATGCTGAATGGGTATTGGAAAGCCAGAAAGATGCTGAATTGTACAACAAGCTGAAAGGCATTAAGAAAAGAACTCAGTTCTTGAGCATCATAAAGAAGCACTTGGAAGGAAAAACAAAGTAG
- a CDS encoding ABC transporter ATP-binding protein has product MSSAIAVKFDNVTKRFGDNLVLNKISLNINEGEIFGIIGRSGSGKTTMLNLLIGFMRPQEGDILYNITESGVESFKSVFRNPFDVKKKFGFAAQTPSFYPKLTVMENLRYFAALYSIPKSNISSKADELLEMTNLTRFKNLISQNLSGGMQKRLDIACSLIHNPSLLILDEPTADLDPISRKQIWDLMRKINERGVTIILASHFLTEMETLCTRVAILDDAKIVRSGTPDELKMLYTKEKELILETSSRNYDALIKSLRKIGVKNLKVEENRLIIYTPEGEKTLARLLRMLGKKDSLLGVELGRPSLDEVFISLAKK; this is encoded by the coding sequence ATGAGCAGCGCTATTGCCGTAAAATTCGATAATGTGACAAAAAGATTTGGCGATAATCTTGTTCTGAATAAAATAAGCCTTAATATTAATGAAGGCGAGATATTCGGCATCATAGGAAGGAGCGGATCCGGCAAGACAACAATGCTCAATCTTTTGATCGGCTTCATGCGGCCTCAGGAAGGCGATATTCTGTACAACATAACTGAAAGCGGAGTTGAAAGCTTCAAGTCAGTATTCAGAAACCCATTTGATGTAAAGAAGAAATTTGGATTTGCAGCCCAGACTCCTTCTTTTTATCCTAAATTGACTGTAATGGAAAATCTGAGATATTTTGCAGCCCTTTATAGCATACCAAAATCAAACATAAGCAGCAAGGCAGACGAATTGCTGGAAATGACAAACTTAACCAGATTTAAGAATCTGATTTCCCAGAATCTTTCAGGAGGGATGCAGAAAAGGCTTGATATTGCGTGCTCTTTGATCCATAACCCTTCATTATTGATACTGGATGAGCCGACAGCTGACCTTGACCCTATTTCGAGAAAGCAGATATGGGATCTTATGAGAAAGATAAACGAAAGGGGAGTTACAATAATACTTGCAAGCCATTTCCTTACAGAAATGGAAACTCTGTGCACAAGAGTTGCTATACTGGATGATGCAAAGATAGTCAGGTCCGGAACTCCCGATGAATTAAAAATGTTATATACAAAGGAAAAGGAATTGATTCTTGAAACAAGCTCAAGGAATTATGATGCCCTGATTAAGAGCTTAAGAAAAATTGGCGTAAAAAACTTAAAAGTTGAGGAAAACAGGCTCATCATATACACTCCTGAAGGAGAGAAAACCCTTGCAAGATTGCTGAGAATGCTCGGCAAAAAAGACTCCCTGCTCGGAGTTGAATTAGGCAGGCCGTCTTTAGATGAGGTATTCATATCGCTGGCTAAAAAATGA
- a CDS encoding nucleotidyltransferase domain-containing protein translates to MILEKLQKKLDLNWIKKNDAWDIVVYGSYARGEVNSRDIDLAIILSRAASVKKKMALCQELRRALSGKEYSLDVKAVDINDLMNVSFLAREAILAEGRSLLKKDYLAERFGFKNFAIIEYSLRNLTPAKQKMFYYALQGRKIGTGILARIGGRIISKGVFQAPTRHYEEVLNLLEQHRIIYKTTFVLQY, encoded by the coding sequence ATGATCTTAGAAAAATTGCAAAAAAAGTTGGATTTGAATTGGATAAAGAAGAATGATGCATGGGACATAGTTGTTTATGGCTCATATGCGCGCGGCGAAGTTAATTCTAGGGATATAGATTTAGCGATAATCCTTAGCAGAGCCGCTTCTGTGAAAAAGAAAATGGCGCTATGCCAAGAGCTAAGAAGGGCACTTTCTGGAAAAGAATACTCGCTGGATGTAAAAGCTGTTGACATTAATGACTTAATGAATGTAAGTTTTCTTGCGCGGGAAGCTATTCTTGCAGAAGGCCGTTCGCTTCTCAAGAAAGATTATCTCGCAGAAAGATTTGGATTTAAGAATTTTGCAATAATCGAGTATAGCTTGAGAAATCTCACGCCTGCGAAGCAAAAGATGTTTTATTATGCTCTGCAAGGAAGAAAAATAGGAACAGGAATTCTTGCAAGAATAGGCGGCAGAATAATCTCGAAAGGTGTATTCCAAGCGCCAACAAGACATTATGAAGAAGTGCTGAATCTGCTCGAGCAGCATCGCATCATCTATAAAACAACATTTGTCTTGCAATATTGA
- a CDS encoding TIGR00270 family protein: MECDMCGKQAKFKALIEGSELFVCEQCSKFGKVLGEIRIRQADPKKQKIQSAIAEEKELMEVIVPEYPELIKSKREELGLKQEDFAKKINEKASLIHKIESGHFEPNVELARKLERFLKIKLVEAHEEIHKKEAKKAVESFTLGDFVKIKK; encoded by the coding sequence ATGGAATGCGATATGTGCGGGAAACAGGCAAAATTCAAGGCATTAATTGAGGGAAGCGAATTATTTGTATGCGAGCAATGCTCCAAATTCGGCAAAGTTCTTGGTGAAATCAGAATACGCCAGGCTGATCCAAAAAAGCAAAAAATCCAGAGCGCAATTGCTGAAGAAAAGGAGCTGATGGAAGTAATAGTTCCAGAATACCCTGAACTGATAAAATCAAAAAGGGAAGAGCTTGGCTTAAAACAGGAGGATTTTGCCAAAAAAATAAATGAAAAGGCCTCATTGATTCACAAGATCGAATCAGGGCATTTCGAGCCAAATGTCGAGCTTGCAAGAAAGCTTGAAAGATTTTTAAAAATAAAGCTGGTTGAAGCGCATGAAGAGATCCATAAAAAAGAAGCTAAAAAGGCAGTGGAGAGCTTCACACTGGGGGATTTTGTGAAGATAAAGAAATGA